Within Actinomycetota bacterium, the genomic segment GGCATACGAACGGCCCCGAGAAGAGGCCGATTCGCGCCCGGTCGCGATGGATCACAACGTTGGCAAAGGAACCCGCGACCAGGCCACCCAAGGCGAACGCCAGCAGAACCAGGAAGTGCGTTTCAACGAACATCGTTTGATCCTACGGCCCGGACGAACCCAGAGCTTCGGAGCGCCCTAATGGGTTGCGTCGGCGGTCTTCGCAAGCTCCCACAGGCCTGCGGCGCTCATCGCTTCGATCGGGGCCTCCACGCCGGTCCAGATCTCGAACGAGATCGCCGCCTGGTGCAGCAACATTCCCAGGCCGCTGTGGGCGATAGCCCCCCTGTCCCGGGCCGCCTGGATGAGCAGGGTGACCGGGGGCCGGTACACCAGGTCGACCAGCACCGCCGACCGGGGAATGGAGCCGGTCGGGATCACCGCCGGCTCGTTGCCCTGGCCCACCGGCGTGGCGTTGATGATCACGTCCGCCTGGGCGACCCAGTGCGCCGGGTCGTCCTTCAGGTCCGCGGTCTCGAAGGGCACGTTGCCCGCCACCGCTTTAAGCTCCTCCGCCCGGCCGGCGTCGCGGGCCAGCACGCACAGGTGGGCCACACCGGCGGCCCCCAGGGCGGCGACCGCTGCCCGGGCCG encodes:
- a CDS encoding prepilin peptidase; the encoded protein is MFVETHFLVLLAFALGGLVAGSFANVVIHRDRARIGLFSGPFVCPECGERSPWYERIPVLSYVISGGKRRRCGHKIRIRDPLVE
- the aroE gene encoding shikimate dehydrogenase → MLISGQTRLTGILGGTEQVKLSLSPAIHNAAFKDLQMDWVYLPFGCEPEDLEAAIRGLAAAGVRGMNVTMPHKVPAMAVMDEIMPSAQGIGALNTIEVRDGRLIGHNTDGDGLIRFLDWDVGVNLQESRALVIGTGGSARAAVAALGAAGVAHLCVLARDAGRAEELKAVAGNVPFETADLKDDPAHWVAQADVIINATPVGQGNEPAVIPTGSIPRSAVLVDLVYRPPVTLLIQAARDRGAIAHSGLGMLLHQAAISFEIWTGVEAPIEAMSAAGLWELAKTADATH